AATGGTCCAGTGGTGGACCACTGCCAGGAGATGAAGTGACAATGGACCCCTTTTGATTATAGCCAGGCACCGCCTTTATCTCAACTGGCGTTCCAACGGGAATCATAGGGAAAAGTTCTTCAACATTTTCGTTGTACATACGGATACATCCGGCAGAAACTAATTTTCCAATGGAAGAGGGGTTACTGGTACCATGTATTCCATAATTACCACCGGGAATATTTAAGCCTAACCAGCGGGTGCCCAGTATTCCACCTGGATGGGTTACTTTGTTAACCACCTGATAGTTTCCCGCAGGGGTAGGGGTTGTGGCCTTACCTACACCAACCGGGTAGGATTTTGACAGTTGTTTACCAATATATACATTTATTTGTCTAGATTGGGGATCAATTAATAATTCAATACCCGCCCGATACATCATCCTTTCAGTCATAGGATCGCCTCCCTTCATGGTCTAATACTTTATGTTATGAAGTTTTAAGGCTTTGGGATATTTCAAGGGGCAGTATTTTTTATCCAAACAGCGCAAATAATACTAAGTAAATTGATACTTACTAGAGAGGAAAGCTCCTAAACCTTAAAAGAAAGCCAAAAAAGAAGGTTTTTCCAGTTCGTCTGGGGAATATCAGAGTATAACGGCTTTAGGGGGGAGATCATGCATGGGAATCAGGCTTAAGGCACATGGCAAAATCAATTTGACACTGGATGTCCTAGACCGGCGTCCCGATGGGTATCACGAAGTGGAAATGATCATGCAGAGCATTAGCTTGCATGATGTTCTAGAAATAGAGGAACAAAGTAAAGAGATTAGCCTCACCGTTTCGGGCATTTCTGTAACGGCTGAAGAAGATAATCTGGTCTTAAAGGCAGCCCGCCTACTGCAACAAGTGGCAGGTACGGGTGCTGGGGCAAAAATACATCTACAAAAAAACATACCAGTGGCTGCGGGCTTGGCAGGTGGGTCTACCGATGCAGCTGCAACACTCAAAGGACTTAATGCGTTATGGGGACTGGGACTAAGCCAGGAACAGCTTAGACAGTTGGCTACACAACTAGGCGCAGACGTACCCTTTTGTCTGGCAGGGGGAACCGCCATTGCCCGAGGGATTGGAGAAAAGCTTACGACCTTAGAGCCGGCGCCACCCTTTGGGATTATCTTAGTAAAACCTTCCTTTGGCGTTAGTACAGCGGAAGTGTACCAGGGACTGAGGCTGGAGCATTTAGGGAAAAGGCCGAATACTGAGGCCATGGTAAAGGCGCTCAAAGAAAGGGACCTTGGTCAAGTGGCCCGGGAGTTAGCAAATGTTTTAGAAAGTGTAACCCTAAGAATGCATCCCAAACTTGAGCAAATAAAGGAAATCCTACGACAGATTGGCTGCACAGGTGTATTAATGTCCGGCAGTGGGCCCACTGTTTTTGGTTTAACAGAAAACAGAGAGAAAGCCGCAGAGCTGATATCTGGGCTACCCCAAGCAGGCTGTCATGTATTGGCCGCATGGATGGTTTGATTTTTATTAACATAAAAATAGTAAATAGTATAGGGATTTGTGAAATTTATAAATAAAATTTTATATACTAGGGGGCAGGAGAGATGAGTGAACCTAAGTTAGCTCCAATTAAGTTAGATGCCTATAAGCCATTAAGGGAAATTGTTTTTGAGACCTTACGTGAAGCGATTATTTCCGGCAAGTTGGAACCAGGCGAGAGATTAATGGAAATTCAATTGGCTGAGGAAATGGGGGTTAGCCGGACGCCGGTTCGGGAAGCCATCCGTAAGTTGGAATTGGAAGGCTTTGTGGTGATGATACCTCGCAAAGGAGCCTATGTGGCGGGTATTTCTCTCAAAGATGTAACCGATGTTTTTGAAGTCCGGGCAGCCCTGGAAGCCCTGGCAGCTGGATTGGCTGCGGAGCGGGCAACAGACAAAGAAATTGACCAATTAGAAAGATCATTACTGGCTTACTCCGAACAAACCAGTACCCAGGACATCAATAAGATTGTAGAAACCGATACGGATTTTCATGAATTGTTGTACAAGGCCAGTCGCAATGAGAGGTTACTGAGTATTATTACTCACTTGAGAGAAGTCATCCAACGGGTAAGAACCGTTTCTCTATCCCAACCGGGCAGGAGTAAAGATGCCATTGAGGAGCACCGTCAGATTGTAGATGCCATTGCTGATCGCAATGTGGAGTTAGCACAAACATTGGCCAGGGAACACATCTATAGTGCTGAAAATATTATGCTAAATTCCCTCAAGGGGGCACAAAAGGAAAATGGTTGATGCGCTGGTTTTAGCCGGCAGTAAGAATAACGGACCACTAAGAAATGTAAGCCAAGAATCCTGTGAGGCCTTGATCAAGATAGGTCCATCTCCCATGCTTATGTATGTTGTTGATGCCTTAAAACAGTGCAGGGAAGTGGATAAAATTGTTGTGGTAGGGCCAACTGAAGTAAAGAAAGTTATACCTCCTGAAATTTATTGGTTGCAGTCTGGGGAAAATATAATGGAGAACATTCAACGGGGTAATGCATTGATGCAAGGACACTATTTAGTGGCATCCTCAGATATCCCCCTATTGAATGCTGAGGGTGTTTCTGGCTTTCTGGCCCTATGCAGGGAAGTAAAGGCAGATTTCTATTTTCCTTTAATTTCCAAAGATGCAATTGAAAAGGAATTTCCTGGGGCAAAACGAACTTATATACCCTTTAAAGAAGGCGTTTTTACTGGGGGGAACCTTTTTCTAGTCAACCCCTGGGTTGTTGAACAATGTCTTAAGGTGGGTCAGGAGTTAGTGGATTTGCGCAAGAAACCCGTAGCTCTGGCACGGCGAGTGGGGTTGCTGCTTTTTATTAAATTTTTGTTGCGTGTTTTGTCATTACAGGAGGTGCAGGAAAAAGCGTCCCATTTGCTAGGGATTGAAGGGAAAGCAATTATCTGTCCCTACCCCGAGGTAGGAATGGATATCGATAAACCTTCTGATTTAGAAATGGTACGCCAATTTTTGGGGCATGATAAATATAAAGTAATAAAGGATGAACTGTGTCGAAGTCAATGAAAAGAAGTAATCATAATTTTAGATTATAAGGAGCAATGGATATGGACAAGAGCATAGTAACTTTGCAAAATATTTTAGAGGCTAGGGAGCGACTCAAGGGAGTTAGCAGATTTACACCCTTAGAACCCTCAGAAGCCTTTAGCAAGATGACAGGAGCAAACGTTTTTTTAAAGCTGGAGAATTTGCAAAAGACTGGCTCTTTTAAACTACGGGGTGCCTATAACAAAGTAGCAGCCCTAGCAAAGGAGGCAGCTAGGGGTGTGGTGGCAGCTTCAGCAGGCAATCATGCCCAGGGTGTTGCCTTTGCATCCAGCCAAGCGGGTATTCCGGCTACAATAGTTATGCCCGAAGGGGCACCCATTACAAAGGTTGAGAGAACCAAAGCCTATGGCGCTGAAGTAGTTCTTTCGGGGCAGGGGTACGACGATGCCTTTCGGAAGGCTCAAGAAGTTCAGCAGGAAAAGGGCGCTGTTTTTGTACATGCCTTTGATGACCCTCTGGTCATTGCAGGACAGGGAACCATTGGTCTGGAAATACTGGAAGAGCTCCCCGATTTAGATGCCGTTGTTGTACCCATTGGTGGAGGTGGATTAATTGCCGGAGTGGCCTGTGCCATCAAAGAACAAAGACCTGGGGTACAGATTATTGGTGTGCAGGCTGCGGATGCCCCTTCTATGCTGGAGGCCTGGAAAATTGGTAAAGTGCAGGAATTAAAATCTGCGCAAACCATTGCAGACGGTATCGCTGTACGTCGACCAGGGGATCTTACCTTTGAGATGGTTCGTAGATACGTTGATCAAATTGTTACCGTTGATGATGAAGAGATTGCCCGGGCCATCTTAATGCTGCTGGAAAGTTCTAAACTAATGGTAGAGGGTGCAGGCGCAGTGGGCATTGCTGCATTGCTTCATAAAAAATGTGATCTATCTGGTAAAAAGGTTGCAGTGATCCTTAGTGGAGGCAATATTGATGTAAATGTTATGTCAATGATTATTGAAAGAGGTCTGATAAAGGCCGGGCGTTATTTAAGATTTAAGACTATCCTGACGGATAGACCGGGATCTTTGCAAAAACTGCTGTCTAACCTTGCTCAATCCGGTGCCAATGTAATATCAATTGTACACGATCGTATCAAGCCCAACGTACCCCTTAAACAAGCAGAGGTTGAAATATCTTTGGAGACAAGAAATGCAGAGCACATAGCGCAAATTGTCGAATCATTGGGTAAAATGGGGTATGAGTTAGATATATTGAGATAATATTAAAAAACGTCCAAAAATATTAAAAGAAAGTTGTGAATTAAGCAGGAATTTCACTTTCGCTGCAGAATTTAGTAGCCCAACAGAATTTGCTGCAGCGGAAGGTGGTGAAAAATCTTGCATGTGACCGATGTACGGGTACGGAAAGTACTTATGGAGGGGAAAATGAAGGCAATCGTCTCAGTAACCCTAGACGATGCCTTCGTTATCCATGATGTGAAAGTGGTTGAAGGCCAAAATGGCTTGTTTGTGGCTATGCCAAGTAGAAAAACCCCGGACGGCGAGTTTAGGGATATTGCTCATCCGATTAATTCATCTGCCAGAGAAATTATTCAAAACGCTGTATTACAGGCATATCAAGAAGTTATTTAGTTTTTATTGAATATACAAGGGAGCGTAAGCTCCCTTTTTATTTTCAAAATCTTCTTTGTATTTTGTTTTTGTCATTAATAAAAGGATATTGTGTTTTTTTGTGGAAAAATTACGGTTGGTAGAAAAAAAGTTACTGTTTAAGGATATCATATAGAAAGAGGAAAAAGGAGGGCGCGGGATGGAACTTGCTGCGGTAATCTTGGCAGCTGGCAAAGGAACCAGGATGAAATCAAATCTGCCCAAAGTATTACATCAATTATGTGGTAGACCTATGCTGAGTCATGTTCTAAATTCCGTAGTAGCAGCCGGCGTAGACAAGACTGTGGTTGTGGCGGGATTTGGTGCTGAACAGGTTACCGATTTTGTAGGTGAGAAAGCAAGGGTCGTGCTGCAAAGGGAGCAGTTGGGAACAGCCCATGCTTTACTGCAGGCTGAGGGTGAATTGACGGATTATCCTGGTCATTTACTGGTGGTTTGTGGGGATACACCACTTTTAAGAGCAGAAACGCTAGCCAAGCTAGCCGATTACCATTGCGAATCCGGGGCTGTGGCAACCTTATTAACCGCTGAGATGGCAGATCCCACCGGATATGGTAGGGTCATTCGTACTACGGAAGGAAATGTATCTCACATTGTAGAACAGAAGGATGCATCACCGGAAGAATTAAACGTGCATGAGATTAACACAGGGGTATACTGCTTTAAAGTACCCGGTTTATTCAACGCTTTAAAGGAAATATCCCCGGCCAATGTCCAGGGGGAATATTACCTGACAGATATTATACAAATTTTCGTCCAAAGGGGACTTACTGTTAAGGCGGTAACATTGGAAGATGCCCGGGAGGTCCAGGGTATTAATGACCGCATTCAATTATCTCGGGCAGAAGTTGTATTGCGGCATAGAGTTCTTGAAGAGCTCATGGTTCAAGGTGTAACCATTATGGATCCAGAGAATACCTATGTGGACCAGGGAGTAAAGGTTGGCAACGATACAGTTATACTTCCCTTTACCTTTTTGCAGGGCAAGACAGAAATTGGTAGCCAGTGTGTTCTTGGTCCGGGCAGCAAAATCAACAATTGTATCATTGGAGATCGGAACGAGATTCAGTATTCGGTGCTGGTGGAAAGTAAAATTGGCAACGATGCTACCATTGGACCCTATGCTTATTTAAGACCGGGTACAGTGCTGGCTGATCATGTTAAAGTGGGGGACTTTGTGGAAATTAAAAAGTCAACCATCGGTCATGGGAGTAAAATCCCTCATCTAAGTTATGTGGGAGATGCAACCATAGGAGAAAAAGTTAATGTAGGGGCTGGTACTATTACCTGCAACTATGATGGGAAGAAGAAATATCAAACAACTCTGGAAGATGGGGCATTCATAGGTAGTAATACCAACCTGGTGGCACCGGTTAAAGTGGGTCAGGGGG
This genomic interval from Desulforamulus reducens MI-1 contains the following:
- a CDS encoding L,D-transpeptidase family protein, which produces MTERMMYRAGIELLIDPQSRQINVYIGKQLSKSYPVGVGKATTPTPAGNYQVVNKVTHPGGILGTRWLGLNIPGGNYGIHGTSNPSSIGKLVSAGCIRMYNENVEELFPMIPVGTPVEIKAVPGYNQKGSIVTSSPGSGPPLDHSSYLVQPGDSLWKIAKKYQISLEELLAVNNIGDPHMLEVGQIINLPNL
- the ispE gene encoding 4-(cytidine 5'-diphospho)-2-C-methyl-D-erythritol kinase, whose amino-acid sequence is MGIRLKAHGKINLTLDVLDRRPDGYHEVEMIMQSISLHDVLEIEEQSKEISLTVSGISVTAEEDNLVLKAARLLQQVAGTGAGAKIHLQKNIPVAAGLAGGSTDAAATLKGLNALWGLGLSQEQLRQLATQLGADVPFCLAGGTAIARGIGEKLTTLEPAPPFGIILVKPSFGVSTAEVYQGLRLEHLGKRPNTEAMVKALKERDLGQVARELANVLESVTLRMHPKLEQIKEILRQIGCTGVLMSGSGPTVFGLTENREKAAELISGLPQAGCHVLAAWMV
- a CDS encoding GntR family transcriptional regulator, yielding MSEPKLAPIKLDAYKPLREIVFETLREAIISGKLEPGERLMEIQLAEEMGVSRTPVREAIRKLELEGFVVMIPRKGAYVAGISLKDVTDVFEVRAALEALAAGLAAERATDKEIDQLERSLLAYSEQTSTQDINKIVETDTDFHELLYKASRNERLLSIITHLREVIQRVRTVSLSQPGRSKDAIEEHRQIVDAIADRNVELAQTLAREHIYSAENIMLNSLKGAQKENG
- a CDS encoding NTP transferase domain-containing protein — translated: MVDALVLAGSKNNGPLRNVSQESCEALIKIGPSPMLMYVVDALKQCREVDKIVVVGPTEVKKVIPPEIYWLQSGENIMENIQRGNALMQGHYLVASSDIPLLNAEGVSGFLALCREVKADFYFPLISKDAIEKEFPGAKRTYIPFKEGVFTGGNLFLVNPWVVEQCLKVGQELVDLRKKPVALARRVGLLLFIKFLLRVLSLQEVQEKASHLLGIEGKAIICPYPEVGMDIDKPSDLEMVRQFLGHDKYKVIKDELCRSQ
- the ilvA gene encoding threonine ammonia-lyase, whose product is MDKSIVTLQNILEARERLKGVSRFTPLEPSEAFSKMTGANVFLKLENLQKTGSFKLRGAYNKVAALAKEAARGVVAASAGNHAQGVAFASSQAGIPATIVMPEGAPITKVERTKAYGAEVVLSGQGYDDAFRKAQEVQQEKGAVFVHAFDDPLVIAGQGTIGLEILEELPDLDAVVVPIGGGGLIAGVACAIKEQRPGVQIIGVQAADAPSMLEAWKIGKVQELKSAQTIADGIAVRRPGDLTFEMVRRYVDQIVTVDDEEIARAILMLLESSKLMVEGAGAVGIAALLHKKCDLSGKKVAVILSGGNIDVNVMSMIIERGLIKAGRYLRFKTILTDRPGSLQKLLSNLAQSGANVISIVHDRIKPNVPLKQAEVEISLETRNAEHIAQIVESLGKMGYELDILR
- the spoVG gene encoding septation regulator SpoVG translates to MHVTDVRVRKVLMEGKMKAIVSVTLDDAFVIHDVKVVEGQNGLFVAMPSRKTPDGEFRDIAHPINSSAREIIQNAVLQAYQEVI
- the glmU gene encoding bifunctional UDP-N-acetylglucosamine diphosphorylase/glucosamine-1-phosphate N-acetyltransferase GlmU, which produces MELAAVILAAGKGTRMKSNLPKVLHQLCGRPMLSHVLNSVVAAGVDKTVVVAGFGAEQVTDFVGEKARVVLQREQLGTAHALLQAEGELTDYPGHLLVVCGDTPLLRAETLAKLADYHCESGAVATLLTAEMADPTGYGRVIRTTEGNVSHIVEQKDASPEELNVHEINTGVYCFKVPGLFNALKEISPANVQGEYYLTDIIQIFVQRGLTVKAVTLEDAREVQGINDRIQLSRAEVVLRHRVLEELMVQGVTIMDPENTYVDQGVKVGNDTVILPFTFLQGKTEIGSQCVLGPGSKINNCIIGDRNEIQYSVLVESKIGNDATIGPYAYLRPGTVLADHVKVGDFVEIKKSTIGHGSKIPHLSYVGDATIGEKVNVGAGTITCNYDGKKKYQTTLEDGAFIGSNTNLVAPVKVGQGAVIAAGSTITKDVPDNALGVARGRQTNLADWPKKQRKNS